One window from the genome of Phalacrocorax aristotelis chromosome 20, bGulAri2.1, whole genome shotgun sequence encodes:
- the ZC3H12A gene encoding endoribonuclease ZC3H12A yields the protein MSAGSVSSVPGWPEALPAARPPASRLGERMSARDPCESRCLGPGRLPGAEPPEEAASPGREPCDSAEMQLKVDFFRKLGYSSEEIHVVLQKLGLNADTNTVLGELVKHGPAEREGAEAPPEAAEAPLVPRGGAVNKTPAPPPAPEETESENLKPIVIDGSNVAMSHGNKEVFSCRGILLAVQWFWDRGHKDITVFVPSWRKEQPRPDVLITDQHILRDLEKKKILVFTPSRRVGGKRVVCYDDRFIVKLAHESDGIVVSNDTYRDLQNERPEWKKFIEERLLMYSFVNDKFMPPDDPLGRHGPSLDNFLRKKPVVPEHKKQQCPYGKKCTYGIKCKFYHPERINQPQRSLADELRANARLSPTRSANAKEEKKGKRGSQAELLCSVPTESDKGSLQKVSAERKSLTHKAKLSDVPLQVKGCVSGSVPPNGGSHRSADRYQQPHMDSLSYISQEHLDSGIGSLENQLSDMWPYRSTSHCDHSHADQVAVCTCHRQIPLYSHSPSLEQNGPVAYNHGSHKSSSSGASFLQYSPEISHSGPPHSFSGYGVPVHPANPGQYSLPNEYNAPVPHSREYWSEPYQMPPPQVRPTSVRDPRSVQRAPGSTYGDSCQWSVPDQFAEERANVHVKLCGIFHPHLVDAVMSRFPRLLDPQRLAAEILTYKSQNPGI from the exons ATGAGCGCGGGCAGCGTCTCCTCCGTCCCGGGCTGGCCTGAGGCGCTCCCGGCCGCCAGGCCGCCCGCGTCCCGGCTCGGAGAGAGGATGAGCGCCAGAGACCCGTGCGAGAGCCGCTGCCTCGGCCCGGGCCGCCtgcccggcgcggagccgcccgaGGAGGCGGCGAGCCCCGGGCGGGAGCCCTGCGACAGCGCCGAGATGCAGCTGAAGGTGGACTTCTTCCGCAAGCTGGGCTACTCCTCGGAGGAGATCCACGTCGTGCTGCAGAAGCTGGGCCTGAACGCCGACACCAACAcggtgctgggggagctggtgAAGCACGGCCCGGCCGAGCGGGAGGGCGCCGAGGCCCCGCCGGAGGCCGCCGAGGCCCCGCTGGTCCCGCGGGGGGGGGCCGTCAACAAGacccccgcgcccccgccggccccggaGGAGACGGAGAGCGAGAACCTGAAGCCCATCGTCATCGACGGCAGCAACGTGGCCATGAG CCATGGAAATAAAGAGGTGTTCTCCTGCCGAGGTATCCTTCTGGCTGTCCAGTGGTTTTGGGACAGGGGACACAAGGATATTACAGTCTTTGTGCCATCTtggaggaaggagcagccacGACCAGATGTACTTATAACAG ACCAGCACATTCTCCGTGAccttgaaaagaagaaaattctggtCTTCACTCCTTCCAGGCGGGTTGGAGGCAAGCGTGTTGTCTGTTATGATGATCGATTCATTGTGAAACTGGCACACGAGTCTGATGGCATTGTGGTTTCTAATGATACTTATCGGGACCTGCAGAACGAGCGTCCTGAGTGGAAGAAATTCATTGAGGAGCGTCTGCTGATGTATTCCTTTGTTAATGACAA gtttaTGCCTCCAGATGATCCCTTAGGGCGACATGGCCCCAGCCTGGATaactttctcagaaaaaaacctgtggtGCCAGAACACAAGAAACAACAGTGCCCTTATG ggaagaaatgCACTTACGGAATTAAGTGTAAATTCTACCACCCTGAAAGGATCAATCAGCCCCAGCGCTCGTTAGCTGATGAACTCCGAGCCAATGCAAGGTTGTCTCCTACCAGAAGTGCCAATGccaaggaggagaagaagggcAAAAGAGGTTCCCAGGCAGAGCTCTTGTGCTCTGTGCCCACAGAGAGTGATAAAGGCTCTTTGCAGAAGGtctctgcagagaggaaaagctTGACCCACAAAGCAAAGCTCAGTGATGTTCCACTTCAGGTCAAAGGCTGTGTGTCAGGCAGTGTCCCCCCTAACGGTGGGAGCCACAGGTCTGCTGACAGGTACCAGCAGCCTCATATGGACTCTCTGTCTTATATCTCTCAGGAGCACCTTGACTCGGGCATTGGGTCTTTGGAGAACCAACTGTCTGACATGTGGCCTTACAGATCTACCAGTCACTGTGATCATTCCCATGCTGATCAGGTGGCAGTCTGCACCTGCCATAGGCAGATACCTCTCTACTCACATTCTCCCAGCCTAGAGCAAAATGGTCCGGTGGCTTACAATCATGGTTCCCATAAATCTTCTTCCTCTGGTGCTAGCTTCTTGCAGTATAGCCCTGAGATCTCTCACTCAGGACCACCTCACTCTTTCTCAGGCTATGGAGTACCTGTACACCCAGCTAATCCTGGGCAATACAGTCTGCCCAATGAGTATAATGCCCCTGTACCCCATTCTCGTGAGTACTGGTCGGAACCGTACCAGATGCCACCCCCTCAAGTGAGACCTACCAGCGTGCGAGATCCTCGCTCAGTACAGAGAGCCCCAGGGTCAACGTATGGGGACTCCTGCCAGTGGTCTGTCCCTGACCAGTTTGCAGAGGAGCGGGCCAATGTGCACGTCAAGCTGTGTGGCATATTCCATCCCCACTTAGTTGATGCTGTGATGAGCCGTTTCCCTCGGCTTCTGGATCCCCAAAGGCTAGCTGCAGAGATACTAACGTACAAGTCTCAGAACCCAGGTATATGA